Proteins encoded within one genomic window of Marasmius oreades isolate 03SP1 chromosome 6, whole genome shotgun sequence:
- a CDS encoding uncharacterized protein (CAZy:AA3), with protein MLCNRASASIGTTRTLKAPSSQWADVAHKMDKRLAIFRMSSQSIPMFALPFALVLLSRLHGAFAYDYVVIGGGAGGLTVASRLAEDTTTSVLVLEAGPNAEHLPEVFVPGLIGTGQSFTTLNWRYQTTPQAHLNGRNLTVNAGKALGGSTVINSMIFPRAQKEQYDAWGTLNDDSSWTWDALLPYFKKSEIMTPPNDYQIANGACYLPEVHGLDAQTGRVKVGFPNFYFPQSALWQNTSVGLGFPSSPDLANGETNAVGIAPDSLDAANNTRCSAACAYYTPFADRPNFKVTTNATVSRILWFGGNGSSLEASGVEYYLDGQTVPLVANVSREVIVSAGTIGSPKVLELSGVGNSTILKAAGVNPVLEHPTVGENLADHVHSWANAFTNISLTKDVLQQNPVFKQQQLDLWYKNRTGLYSAAPRSLGIAAPSNIFTKSELSKLIKEAQANLTRIAGEFSNGNAGLAKGIEAQHKIALRLYQQDKEGPLEMNLEPGYSGPTSADKRPPRNYTTINAVFYAPLSRGRTHIGSSDPLAPPLVDPAYWSHPLDVAAHVAGIKLARKMLTNPPLSSIYTAEFEPGEDKKTDGDIEAWLRDVATSDNHEVGTLAMMPRELGGVVDTSLKVYGTKNVRVVDASVIPFPINAHISSTVYMIGERAADIIKSNLES; from the exons ATGCTTTGCAACCGGGCGTCAGCGTCAATCGGTACGACCCGTACCTTGAAAGCTCCATCATCGCAATGGGCCGACGTGGCGCACAAAATGGATAAAAGGCTTGCCATCTTTCGTATGTCCAGTCAGTCTATACCCATGTTTGCCCTACCTTTCGCCCTCGTTTTACTTTCGCGCCTTCATGGCGCGTTTGCGTACGATTACGTCGTTATTGGCGGAGGAGCTGG TGGCTTGACGGTAGCCAGCCGCCTCGCAGAGGACACAACGACCAGTGTTCTTGTCCTTGAAGCAGGTCCGAATGCTGAGCATCTCCCAGAG GTTTTTGTTCCAGGGTTAATCGGTACTGGCCAATCGTTCACTACTCTCAACTGGCGATACCAGACCACACCTCAAGCTCACCTGAACGGAAGAAACCTTACGGTGAACGCTGGCAAAGCCCTTGGAGGTAGTACAGTTATCAATAGTATGATTTTC CCCCGCGCTCAGAAAGAGCAGTATGATGCTTGGGGGACACTTAACGACGATTCTTCTTGGACTTGGGATGCGCTACTTCCATATTTCAAGAAATCAGAGATCATGACCCCTCCAAATGACTATCAAATCGCAAACGGAGCCTGTTATCTTCCAGAGGTCCATGGTTTGGACGCCCAAACAGGGAGGGTCAAAGTCGGCTTCCCCAATTTCTACTTCCCGCAGTCAGCGCTGTGGCAAAACACCTCCGTGGGGTTGGGATTCCCATCTTCACCGGATCTGGCGAATGGAGAGACCAACGCTGTGGGCATCGCACCGGATTCACTTGATGCGGCTAATAATACCAG ATGCTCCGCCGCATGTGCGTATTATACGCCTTTTGCGGACCGACCTAACTTTAAGGTCACCACCAATGCTACGGTATCGCGGATTCTGTGGTTCGGTGGGAATGGATCATCACTCGAAGCGTCGGGAGTGGAATATTACCTTGATGGACAAACCGTGCCCCTCGTGGCCAATGTTTCTCGCGAGGTTATCGTCTCTGCCGGAACTATAGGTAGCCCGAAGGTGCTTGAACTATCAGGTGTCGGGAACTCCAC GATTTTGAAAGCTGCTGGTGTAAACCCAGTATTGGAACACCCTACAGTGGGAGAAAACCTAGCAG ATCACGTTCACAGCTGGGCGAACGCTTTCACCAACATCAG CCTTACCAAGGACGTTCTGCAGCAAAACCCTGTTTTTAAACAACAGCAGCTTGACCTGTGGTACAAGAATCGGACAG GGTTGTATTCCGCTGCTCCTAGATCACTGGGGATCGCTGCACCTTCAAATATATTCACCAAGTCGGAATTGAGCAAACTCATAAAAGAGGCGCAGGCAAATCTGACTCGAATTGCGGGAGAGTTTTCGAATGGCAACGCAGGCTTAGCCAAGGGTATTGAGGCTCAACATAAGATCGCGCTCAGGCTATACCAACAGGACAAAGAAGGGCCGTTGGAGATGAATTTAG AACCTGGTTATTCAGGACCAACCTCTGCAGATAAACGGCCACCAAGGAACTACACCACCATCAACGCCGTCTTCTACGCCCCTCTTTCTCGTGGCCGAACCCACATCGGCTCCTCGGACCCACTCGCACCTCCTCTTGTTGACCCGGCGTATTGGTCTCACCCATTGGACGTCGCTGCTCACGTTGCTGGAATCAAACTCGCTCGTAAGATGTTGACCAATCCGCCGTTGAGTTCCATATACACAGCGGAATTTGAGCCGGGTGAGGATAAGAAGACGGATGGGGATATCGAGGCGTGGTTGAGGGATGTAGCGACGAGTGATAATCATGAGGTTGGGACGCTTGCGATGATGCCGAGGGAGTTGGGTGGTGTGGTTGATACGTCGTTGAAGGTGTATGGGACGAAGAATGTTAGAGTTGTTG ATGCATCGGTTATTCCTTTCCCGATTAATGCACATATT tCATCGACGGTTTACATGATTGGAGAACGG GCTGCTGATATAATTAAATCTAATTTGGAGAGTTAA
- a CDS encoding uncharacterized protein (BUSCO:EOG09260GIX) yields MPSSSTHSKPSDETASTTSSSSKRMSFKLKRASNLLTTAGKPISELRDLLVNDEIEAEDNELPSKPDSLFRRHSSNLGRGMKNFGRRFKEFKNGGGDSTSRPTEEGGKIGENIVSSDEHGQQQRDGTNWIRQKSINLSRSFSRSSTTPLPHSQSFEVTNRPPIRGRHARSASEALPSRPPIRLHRTVSGNGGSSVIPAQNNGSSGVYPSTISERILQSPTTSGSGPKPEVSAASTADGAPAPPPITHSLSTESALGSPLILEVPPLLTSGTPLTKITARKRQRVVVRADWDQGRIIWESKPGVWKFIPVESIREIRTGASASFHLTQFNISQTYLPLWITIVYTASSSASITGSPSGGSGTLSLPPPPMTTSTSTKGSPLLGSISLPSLNVLSPKILSGANGFSYSASTYKSLHLLCPSEEIYRAWEQTLKGMVAVRVKLTDGLGFGTGDLNSDREMEGVRRDIWERREFNGADTTPDSRLSLSEVSRMCWRLNVRMGEEELKRLFASADTGNRGYLDFDNFKQFVKMLKARPELDRLYLKLVSKAKEKRKTNKENKGDVGLFTFEVFVDFMRDKQGSTLPESRLRVIFDRYSEPLSTGSTPPQPSPRSASLPLPLTPPAMLLPEKELSLPLPTPGGSGLDRQQESTSGSSSSPPPSGSSLSPVATHAKEENSDTEIRVMSPSSFASFLMSSDNLAVSEPVDDETMGPHPHGFGLGHVLRHLHIPHPHPYHKDREGSSSPLDASSEERERERQPQPLSVVSHDMTRPFSEYFICSSHNTYLIGHQLVGVSTVEGYVRALIGGCRSVEIDIYDSDNGFGTPLIYHGHTFTSKLSLREVCEAIMTYGFMESDYPIIISAEVHLSVAGQSQMAKIMREVFGERLVTREKEWEKWKGKESIGTEIEGIFSVDEEEAENDCVEDADLRAISSWKIEQLPSPEDLKGRILLKTKNLLIANGRKDVSTTDANSPPSSWMPHTNGHVETTTSSTSDTDGGAVFSDLEQKARTILERVRSTGKSSSPSYASASASESSGSPSGGILSRRRSSGAKPVLSSSNSEVAPTQSSPQKQKVKKKEKVKMSPDLVPLLVYTVGVKCRGINKKEIYAPEEMFSLSEKRAEGMLKTGSALDVIKHTRSHLVRIYPKGMRVSSSNYEPHRFWVMGAQLVAINWQTFDTGYTINHAMFQRNGRTGYVLKPLALRMPQSQKEILSKETQHFFDVTVVSAQHLPRREGEKEGKKDSLKKEGKDTGVDPYVEVSLHVPDWNSVVASCTAGTSFPSKPSTLSPPKSPPSSPPLGRSASTSGNGGSGGTSATTITYRTSVVKNNGFNPVWEEKLRIPFNCVGEPQSGMKDLIFVKFAIKTQSKGDKEDETLAVFCASMSCLMTGYRHLPLYDAQLSQYLYSTLFVRIGFS; encoded by the exons AtgccttcctcttctacaCACTCTAAACCATCGGACGAGACGGCTTCCACAACCAGCTCATCGTCGAAACGAATGTCTTTCAAGCTCAAACGAGCCTCCAATCTCTTGACAACCGCTGGGAAGCCAATTTCAGAACTCAGGGATCTGCTTGTTAACGACGAGATAGAAGCTGAAGATAATGAG TTACCTTCCAAACCGGACTCGCTGTTTAGAAGACATAGCTCGAACTTGGGGAGGGGTATGAAGAATTTCGGAAGAAGGTTCAAGGAATTCAAGAATGGTGGCGGTGACTCGACGTCCAGGCCAACTGAGGAAGGTGGAAAAATTGGGGAGAACATTGTCAGTAGTGATGAGCATGGACAGCAACAACGAGATGGTACTAACTGGATACGACAAAAGTCCATAAACCTTTCACGCTCGTTCTCGCGCTCCTCAACTACTCCATTGCCCCATTCCCAATCATTCGAAGTCACGAACAGACCACCGATACGAGGTCGTCACGCTCGTTCTGCTTCTGAAGCTCTGCCCAGCCGACCACCTATACGCTTGCACAGAACTGTTTCAGGCAACGGTGGTTCCTCAGTTATTCCCGCGCAGAATAATGGTAGTAGCGGCGTCTATCCGTCCACGATTTCAGAAAGAATATTGCAGAGTCCAACCACTTCAGGGTCTGGCCCGAAGCCAGAAGTGTCAGCCGCATCAACAG CAGATGGAGCCCCAGCACCGCCCCCAATAACTCATTCATTGTCGACAGAATCTGCCTTGGGTTCTCCATTAATTTTAGAAGTACCTCCTCTGTTGACATCCGGAACACCGCTCACTAAAATCACGGCAAGGAAGAGGCAGCGGGTTGTAGTAAGAGCCGATTGGGATCAGGGACGGATAATATGGGAGAGTAAACCCGGTGTTTGGAAGTTTA TCCCAGTTGAATCGATACGAGAAATCCGCACCGGAGCATCTGCATCATTTCACTTGACGCAATTCAATATATCGCAAACGTACCTTCCCTTATGGATCACCATTGTCTATACGGCATCTTCTTCTGCGTCGATCACCGGTTCACCCAGTGGTGGGAGTGGGACTTTATcactcccaccaccaccgatgACTACTAGCACCAGCACGAAAGGATCACCGTTGTTAGGATCGATTAGTTTACCCAGTTTGAATGTGCTTTCTCCGAAAATTCTCAGTG GGGCAAACGGGTTCTCTTATTCCGCTTCAACGTACAAATCTCTCCATCTCCTTTGTCCGTCTGAAGAGATCTATCGTGCTTGGGAGCAGACGCTCAAGGGTATGGTTGCGGTCCGAGTCAAGCTTACAGATGGCTTGG GTTTCGGAACAGGAGACCTCAATTCGGACCGGGAAATGGAGGGCGTGAGGAGAGATATCTGGGAGAGGAGAGAGTTTAATG GTGCGGACACGACGCCGGACTCTCGTCTAAGTTTATCCGAGGTCTCGAGGATGTGTTGGAGACTTAATGTGAGGATGGGTGAAGAAGAGTTGAAGCGGTTATTTGCG TCTGCAGATACTGGAAATCGGGGATACCTCGACTTTGATAATTTTAAGCAGTTTGTCAAGATGCTCAAAGCACGTCCGGAGCTTGATAGATTATACCTGAAGCTGGTTTCGAaggcgaaggagaagaggaagacgaataAAGAGAATAAAGGGGATGTCGGTTTGTTCACGTTTGAGGTGTTTGTCGATTTCATGAGGGATAAACAAGGG TCTACTCTCCCCGAATCCCGACTTCGAGTTATCTTCGACAGATACTCGGAACCCTTGTCAACTGGGTCCACCCCTCCTCAACCATCCCCGCGATCTGCGTCGTTACCATTACCTCTGACGCCGCCTGCTATGTTGTTACCAGAGAAGGAGTTATCACTGCCTCTTCCTACGCCAGGTGGTAGCGGTTTAGATCGGCAACAGGAATCGACGTCGGGGTCAAgttcttcccctcctccttctgGGTCTAGCCTCAGCCCTGTTGCCACCCATGCGAAAGAGGAGAATTCAGATACGGAAATCCGCGTTATGTCTCCCTCTTCGTTCGCTTCGTTTCTCATGAGTTCGGATAATCTTGCGGTATCGGAGCCTGTTGACGACGAGACCATGG GTCCCCACCCACACGGCTTTGGATTAGGACATGTGTTGAGGCATTTACATATACCTCATCCGCATCCATATCATAAGGACAGAGAAGGTTCTTCGTCACCGTTGGATGCCAGTTCGGAGGAGCGGGAACGGGAACGGCAGCCTCAGCCGTTGTCGGTGGTGTCTCATGATATGACGAGACCGTTTTCTGAGTATTTTATTTGTTCGAGTCATAATACTTATCTT ATCGGACATCAACTGGTGGGAGTTAGTACTGTGGAAGGGTATGTGAGAGCTTTGATTGGGGGATGTCGGAGTGTTGAGA TTGATATCTACGATTCCGATAATGGGTTTGGGACTCCTTTGATTTACCACGGACACACGTTTACTTCCAAGCTGAGTCTACGGGAG GTTTGCGAAGCGATCATGACATACGGCTTTATGGAAAGCGATTACCCCATCATTATCTCGGCTGAAGTTCACTTATCGGTAGCGGGACAATCTCAGATGGCGAAAATCATGAGAGAGGTGTTTGGGGAGAGGTTGGTTACTCGTGAGAAGGAGTGGGAGAAgtggaagggaaaggaatcCATTGGCACCGAAATCGAGGGGATCTTCTCTgttgacgaagaggaagctgAGAACGACTGTGTTGAAGATGCTGATCTCCGAGCGATATCGTCCTGGAAAATTGAGCAATTACCGAGTCCGGAGGATTTGAAGGGGAGGATATtattgaagacgaagaaccTTCTCATTGCTAATGGGAGGAAGGACGTTTCTACCACGGATGCTAATAGTCCACCGTCGTCTTGGATGCCTCATACGAATGGTCATGTGGAAACGACGACATCGTCTACGAGTGATACGGATGGCGGAGCTGTGTTCAGCG ACCTGGAACAGAAAGCTCGAACGATACTCGAACGTGTCCGGTCGACAGGGAAATCATCCTCACCCTCATATGCTTCTGCATCCGCCAGTGAGAGCTCTGGTTCTCCTAGCGGAGGAATCCTCTCTCGCAGAAGATCATCTGGGGCCAAGCCCGTCTTATCCTCGTCCAACTCGGAGGTGGCCCCCACTCAAAGTTCACCCCAGAAGCAAAaagtgaagaagaaggagaaagtgaAGATGTCTCCGGATCTCGTGCCTCTGCTGGTTTATACGGTGGGCGTTAAGTGTCGGGGTATTAATAAGAAGGAGATATATGCACCGGAGGAGATGTTTAGTTTAAGTGAGAAAAGGGCAGAGGGGATGTTGAAG ACGGGTTCTGCGCTGGATGTCATCAAACATACCCGCTCGCATTTGGTCAGGATATATCCCAAGGGGATGAGAGTGTCTTCCAGTAATTATGAACCACATCGGTTTTGGGTGATGGGTGCTCAGTTGGTGGCGATCAACTGGCAGACGTTTG ACACCGGATACACTATCAACCACGCAATGTTCCAGCGTAACGGCCGAACGGGATACGTTCTCAAACCTTTGGCTTTGCGTATGCCTCAATCACAAAAGGAGATTTTGTCCAAGGAAACTCAGCATTTCTTCGACGTGACGGTGGTCAGTGCTCAGCATCTTCCGCGGAGGGAGGGTGagaaggaggggaagaaggattcattgaagaaggaagggaaagatACGGGTGTGGACCCGTATGTTGAAGTGTCGCTTCATGTGCCTGATTGGAACTCTGTGGTTGCTTCTTGCACTGCTGGAACGTCTTTCCCTTCGAAACCCTCTACTCTCAGCCCGCCCAAATCACCACCCTCGTCTCCTCCATTAGGCAGATCGGCATCTACGTCAGGGAACGGTGGGAGCGGTGGTACTAGTGCAACGACCATTACTTATCGTACTAGCGTGGTGAAGAACAATGGCTTCAATCCGGTTTGGGAAGAGAAGCTTAGGATCCCATTCAACTGTGTCGGGGAACCTCAGAGTGGGATGAAAGATCTGATATTTGTCAA GTTCGCAATCAAAACACAGTCTAAAGGAGACAAAGAAGACGAAACTCTTGCCGTGTTCTGTGCGAGTATGAGTTGTTTAATGACCGGGTACCGCCATCTACCCCTCTACGATGCCCAATTATCGCAGTACCTGTATTCGACGTTGTTCGTCAGGATCGGGTTCTCGTGA